The Magnolia sinica isolate HGM2019 chromosome 9, MsV1, whole genome shotgun sequence genome contains a region encoding:
- the LOC131255206 gene encoding receptor-like protein 7 has translation MALLFASKNPSFLILFFLSSLLFLNTQQCSHHHFSAHLKHRFNFTTSTLSTLPSWNSNNADCCSWEGITCDGPTGHVISLDLSELHISGRIDFESLFRLRSLQKLNLAYNDFDGSPIPSGFDQLTSLTHLNLSWLSFYGQIPLEISRLTTLVSLDLSFNQYNNGSGYQYLKLENPSIGAVVQNLSNLSELYLDLLHFLSELDLSGNNLSSAVPNFIGNLSSLTSLFLPECGLHGKFPESVFQLPNLQNIEISGNPLVAINLPEFPQNNTLRQLILSDTGLSGKLPDSLGNLKFLSKLDLRNCNLSGSLPSSLLNLTKLQYLDLSSNKLSGPIPSSYGNELLNLNQISLGNNLLNGTIPSSLLSLPSLYMLVLSGNQLSGQLGEFHNASSSQLEFLYLSSNKLQGMIPRYIFQLIKLEDLDISSNNFSGVVELGLFQNLKNLNSLDLSDNNLSVQYGSGNSTFVSIPQFQSLFLRSCNISTFPNFLRNQVQLMELDLSYNKISGEIPKWIWEVGNGSIYSLNLSHNVLQGMEPSPHLLLSDLIFLDLSSNKLEGSLPIPPPFIYFFSVSNNRLGGEIPRSVCNATSLIVLDLSYNHFVGRIPLCLDEIGDSLGVLNLQGNAFNSTLLQTFKEGCNIQTLDLSWNQLEGQVPRSLANCKMLEVLNLGNNQIHDTFPFWLGTLFQLRVLVLRSNQFHGNIGHPLTNHPFPLLQIFDLSFNSFEGNFPSNMFKSWKAMMDEDKSQTLVLSKMVNGSSIYYQNKVSLVIKGLQIELVKILTAFTVVDLSENKFHGDIPKSIGDLKSLLVLNMSNNDLTGGIPTSLQNLRDLESLDLSHNKLSGEIPWQLTDLTFLAVLNLSQNFLMGKIPQSRQFLTFNSESFKENLGLCGPPLSNKCEDAESAPPSALSTLQSEKKYDWELMPPVPPPLRLLKEMLVLQQNHLIRKKQGMRNQKNREDLYHV, from the exons ATGGCTCTCCTCTTTGCTTCTAAAAACCCATCATTTCTCATTCTCTTCTTTTTAtcatctcttctctttctcaaTACCCAACAATGCAGCCATCATCACTTCTCTGCCCACCTCAAGCATCGTTTTAACTTCACTACTTCCACCCTCTCTACTCTCCCCTCTTGGAATTCAAACAATGCCGATTGCTGCTCTTGGGAAGGCATCACGTGCGATGGACCCACTGGTCACGTGATCAGCCTCGACCTCAGTGAGCTCCATATCTCTGGTCGGATTGATTTTGAAAGCCTCTTTCGCCTTCGAAGCCTGCAGAAGCTCAACCTCGCTTACAATGATTTTGATGGCTCTCCAATCCCATctgggtttgaccagctcaccagtttgacccatctcaacctctcttGGTTATCCTTTTATGGCCAAATCCCACTGGAAATCTCCCGCTTGACCACTTTGGTTTCTCTCGATCTTTCTTTCAATCAATATAACAATGGTTCTGGATATCAATACctgaaactcgaaaacccaagcaTTGGAGCAGTcgtccaaaacctgtccaatctgAGTGAACTCTATCTGGACTTG ctccatttccTATCCGAACTCGACCTCAGTGGAAACAATCTCTCCTCTGCAGTCCCCAATTTCATAGGGAACTTATCCTCCTTGACGTCCCTGTTCCTTCCAGAGTGTGGATTGCATGGAAAATTCCCTGAGAGTGTTTTCCAGCTGCCAAATCTACAAAACATTGAAATATCAGgcaatccacttgtagctatcaatttGCCGGAGTTCCCTCAAAACAATACTCTACGGCAATTGATCCTTTCAGACACTGGATTATCAGGAAAGTTACCAGATTCTCTCGGTAATCTCAAATTCTTGAGTAAATTAGACCTCAGAAATTGCAACTTGTCAGGATCATTACCATCCTCACTTTTGAACCTTACCAAACTGCAATATCTGGATCTTTCATCCAATAAATTGAGCGGCCCAATTCCTTCTTCATATGGAAACGAGCTTCTGAATCTCAATCAGATCAGCTTAGGGAATAATTTGCTTAATGggaccattccatcatcattgcTTTCACTCCCATCATTGTATATGTTGGTTCTCTCAGGTAACCAACTTAGTGGTCAACTTGGCGAGTTTCACAATGCCTCTTCTTCACAGCTGGAGTTCCTCTATCTTTCATCCAATAAATTGCAGGGGATGATACCCAGATATATCTTTCAACTTATCAAGCTTGAAGACCTAGACATTTCTTCCAATAATTTCAGTGGTGTTGTGGAGCTAGGCTTATTTCAAAACCTCAAAAATCTTAACTCTCTGGATCTTTCAGATAACAACTTGTCAGTCCAATATGGCAGTGGTAATTCCACATTTGTTTCCATCCCCCAGTTTCAATCTTTGTTTTTACGTTCTTGCAACATCAGCACATTTCCAAATTTCTTGAGAAATCAAGTGCAGTTGATGGAACTGGACCTTTCCTACAATAAAATTAGTGGTGAAATACCCAAATGGATATGGGAGGTTGGCAATGGGTCTATATACTCTTTAAATCTTTCTCACAATGTTCTGCAGGGAATGGAACCATCTCCCCATCTTTTGTTGAGTGACTTGATATTCCTTGACCTTAGCTCCAACAAGCTAGAAGGCTCACTTCCTATCCCACCACCCTTCATCTATTTCTTTTCAGTTTCAAACAATAGGcttggtggtgaaatccctcgATCAGTTTGCAATGCAACATCCCTAATAGTCCTTGATTTGTCTTACAATCACTTCGTCGGTCGAATTCCACTATGTTTGGATGAGATTGGTGATAGCCTTGGTGTGTTGAATCTTCAAGGAAATGCTTTCAATAGCACCTTACTTCAGACATTTAAAGAGGGATGTAACATACAAACGCTTGATCTCAGTTGGAATCAATTAGAGGGCCAAGTGCCTAGGTCTTTGGCTAATTGCAAAATGTTGGAGGTATTAAATCTAGGCAACAATCAAATACATGACACCTTCCCTTTTTGGTTGGGAACTTTGTTCCAGTTGCGTGTTCTCgtcttgagatccaaccaatttcaTGGCAACATTGGGCATCCTCTAACAAATCACCCTTTCCCTCTCTTACAAATTTTCGACCTCTCTTTCAATAGCTTTGAGGGTAATTTTCCATCAAATATGTTCAAGAGTTGGAAGGCAATGATGGATGAGGACAAATCCCAAACTTTGGTCCTTAGCAAAATGGTAAACGGAAGTTCCATTTACTATCAAAACAAAGTGTCTCTAGTCATCAAAGGGCTACAGATTGAACTAGTAAAGATCCTTACGGCCTTTACTGTAGTGGATCTCTCGGAGAACAAATTTCATGGAGATATCCCAAAATCAATTGGGGATCTAAAGTCCCTCCTTGTGCTCAATATGTCCAACAATGATTTAACCGGcggaattccaacatcacttcaGAATTTAAGGGATCTAGAGTCATTAGATCTCTCACATAATAAATTGTCTGGAGAGATCCCTTGGCAGCTAACAGATCTAACATTCCTTGCAGTGTTGAATCTCTCACAGAATTTCCTCATGGGAAAAATACCACAAAGCCGGCAGTTTCTTACATTTAACAGTGAATCATTCAAAGAGAACTTGGGATTGTGTGGACCTCCACTATCAAACAAATGCGAAGATGCAGAGAGTGCACCACCGTCCGCTTTGTCAACATTGCAGTCTGAAAAGAAATATGATTGGGAATTAAT GCCTCCAGTTCCTCCTCCTCTGCGGCTTCTGAAGGAGATGCTTGTTCTTCAGCAGAATCATTTAATTCGAAAAAAGCAGGGCatgagaaaccaaaagaatagagaaGATCTCTACCATGTTTAA